A genomic stretch from Clavelina lepadiformis chromosome 5, kaClaLepa1.1, whole genome shotgun sequence includes:
- the LOC143460913 gene encoding ficolin-2-like isoform X1: MNTECLTLCFLSIWLSRVLSQECRYVPVCDEDIIGPRSNKGDKGDPGVPGKAGAKGEGLEGSKGQKGDRGDSCNNGILSELKQNLKEMESLLIPASCSTSSVYGKQQLRSGEEVFCDSGWMLIQRRLDGSVAFNLNWANYKVGFGNLSGEFWIGKFSSETHKGLDKIHEFTKNRGCKLRVDLWHFQDDHRFAEYNTFEIENESDFYRLHVNGYNGTAGDALTQHDNAKFSTIDQDNDQASDHCAFRHSPEGAAWWFSNCFHSTLNAPWGSSNGRWTKIIWYNWEGENKPLKATTMKVRCD, translated from the exons ATGAATACAGAATGTCTAACACTATGCTTCTTAAGTATATGGCTGTCGCGAGTTCTGTCCCAGGAGTGTCGATATGTACCAGTTTGTGACGAAGACATCATTGGTCCTCGTTCAAATAAGGGTGATAAGGGCGATCCCGGCGTCCCTGGTAAAGCTGGAGCTAAAGGTGAGGGCTTGGAAGGAAGCAAAGGCCAAAAAGGTGACCGAGGAGATTCATGCAATAATGGAATTTTGAGTGAATTAAAACAGAATCTCAAAG AAATGGAATCTTTATTAATTCCAGCATCGTGCTCCACGTCATCAGTTTACGGGAAGCAGCAACTGAGATCAGGGGAAGAGGTCTTTTGTGACTCAGGTTGGATG CTGATTCAAAGGCGACTCGATGGAAGTGTGGCGTTCAATTTAAACTGGGCGAATTACAAAGTTGGATTTGGAAACCTCAGTGGCGAGTTCTGGATTGGTAAGTTTTCATCTGAAACACACAAAG GCTTGGATAAAATACATGAGTTTACAAAGAATCGCGGATGCAAGCTCCGAGTTGATTTATGGCACTTTCAGGATGACCACAGATTTGCAGAGTACAA caCATTCGAAATTGAAAACGAAAGCGACTTCTATCGGTTACATGTAAATGGTTACAACGGAACAGCAGGAGACGCTTTAACTCAACATGATAATGCAAAATTCTCAACGATAGATCAAGACAACGACCAGGC GTCAGACCATTGCGCTTTTCGTCACAGCCCCGAAGGTGCAGCTTGGTGGTTTAGTAACTGTTTTCATTCTACTTTAAATGCTCCATGGGGTAGTTCCAATGGACGGTGGACTAAGATTATCTGGTATAATTGGGAAGGAGAGAATAAACCTTTAAAGGCGACAACGATGAAAGTGCGATGTGATTAA
- the LOC143460913 gene encoding ficolin-2-like isoform X2 — MNTECLTLCFLSIWLSRVLSQECRYVPVCDEDIIGPRSNKGDKGDPGVPGKAGAKGEGLEGSKGQKGDRGDSCNNGILSELKQNLKEMESLLIPASCSTSSVYGKQQLRSGEEVFCDSGWMLIQRRLDGSVAFNLNWANYKVGFGNLSGEFWIGLDKIHEFTKNRGCKLRVDLWHFQDDHRFAEYNTFEIENESDFYRLHVNGYNGTAGDALTQHDNAKFSTIDQDNDQASDHCAFRHSPEGAAWWFSNCFHSTLNAPWGSSNGRWTKIIWYNWEGENKPLKATTMKVRCD; from the exons ATGAATACAGAATGTCTAACACTATGCTTCTTAAGTATATGGCTGTCGCGAGTTCTGTCCCAGGAGTGTCGATATGTACCAGTTTGTGACGAAGACATCATTGGTCCTCGTTCAAATAAGGGTGATAAGGGCGATCCCGGCGTCCCTGGTAAAGCTGGAGCTAAAGGTGAGGGCTTGGAAGGAAGCAAAGGCCAAAAAGGTGACCGAGGAGATTCATGCAATAATGGAATTTTGAGTGAATTAAAACAGAATCTCAAAG AAATGGAATCTTTATTAATTCCAGCATCGTGCTCCACGTCATCAGTTTACGGGAAGCAGCAACTGAGATCAGGGGAAGAGGTCTTTTGTGACTCAGGTTGGATG CTGATTCAAAGGCGACTCGATGGAAGTGTGGCGTTCAATTTAAACTGGGCGAATTACAAAGTTGGATTTGGAAACCTCAGTGGCGAGTTCTGGATTG GCTTGGATAAAATACATGAGTTTACAAAGAATCGCGGATGCAAGCTCCGAGTTGATTTATGGCACTTTCAGGATGACCACAGATTTGCAGAGTACAA caCATTCGAAATTGAAAACGAAAGCGACTTCTATCGGTTACATGTAAATGGTTACAACGGAACAGCAGGAGACGCTTTAACTCAACATGATAATGCAAAATTCTCAACGATAGATCAAGACAACGACCAGGC GTCAGACCATTGCGCTTTTCGTCACAGCCCCGAAGGTGCAGCTTGGTGGTTTAGTAACTGTTTTCATTCTACTTTAAATGCTCCATGGGGTAGTTCCAATGGACGGTGGACTAAGATTATCTGGTATAATTGGGAAGGAGAGAATAAACCTTTAAAGGCGACAACGATGAAAGTGCGATGTGATTAA
- the LOC143460913 gene encoding fibroleukin-like isoform X4, translated as MNTECLTLCFLSIWLSRVLSQECRYVPVCDEDIIGPRSNKGDKGDPGVPGKAGAKGEGLEGSKGQKGDRGDSCNNGILSELKQNLKEMESLLIPASCSTSSVYGKQQLRSGEEVFCDSGWMLIQRRLDGSVAFNLNWANYKVGFGNLSGEFWIGKFSSETHKGLDKIHEFTKNRGCKLRVDLWHFQDDHRFAEYNTFEIENESDFYRLHVNGYNGTAGDALTQHDNAKFSTIDQDNDQAYV; from the exons ATGAATACAGAATGTCTAACACTATGCTTCTTAAGTATATGGCTGTCGCGAGTTCTGTCCCAGGAGTGTCGATATGTACCAGTTTGTGACGAAGACATCATTGGTCCTCGTTCAAATAAGGGTGATAAGGGCGATCCCGGCGTCCCTGGTAAAGCTGGAGCTAAAGGTGAGGGCTTGGAAGGAAGCAAAGGCCAAAAAGGTGACCGAGGAGATTCATGCAATAATGGAATTTTGAGTGAATTAAAACAGAATCTCAAAG AAATGGAATCTTTATTAATTCCAGCATCGTGCTCCACGTCATCAGTTTACGGGAAGCAGCAACTGAGATCAGGGGAAGAGGTCTTTTGTGACTCAGGTTGGATG CTGATTCAAAGGCGACTCGATGGAAGTGTGGCGTTCAATTTAAACTGGGCGAATTACAAAGTTGGATTTGGAAACCTCAGTGGCGAGTTCTGGATTGGTAAGTTTTCATCTGAAACACACAAAG GCTTGGATAAAATACATGAGTTTACAAAGAATCGCGGATGCAAGCTCCGAGTTGATTTATGGCACTTTCAGGATGACCACAGATTTGCAGAGTACAA caCATTCGAAATTGAAAACGAAAGCGACTTCTATCGGTTACATGTAAATGGTTACAACGGAACAGCAGGAGACGCTTTAACTCAACATGATAATGCAAAATTCTCAACGATAGATCAAGACAACGACCAGGCGTATGTGTAA
- the LOC143460913 gene encoding ficolin-2-like isoform X3: MNTECLTLCFLSIWLSRVLSQECRYVPVCDEDIIGPRSNKGDKGDPGVPGKAGAKGEGLEGSKGQKEMESLLIPASCSTSSVYGKQQLRSGEEVFCDSGWMLIQRRLDGSVAFNLNWANYKVGFGNLSGEFWIGKFSSETHKGLDKIHEFTKNRGCKLRVDLWHFQDDHRFAEYNTFEIENESDFYRLHVNGYNGTAGDALTQHDNAKFSTIDQDNDQASDHCAFRHSPEGAAWWFSNCFHSTLNAPWGSSNGRWTKIIWYNWEGENKPLKATTMKVRCD; this comes from the exons ATGAATACAGAATGTCTAACACTATGCTTCTTAAGTATATGGCTGTCGCGAGTTCTGTCCCAGGAGTGTCGATATGTACCAGTTTGTGACGAAGACATCATTGGTCCTCGTTCAAATAAGGGTGATAAGGGCGATCCCGGCGTCCCTGGTAAAGCTGGAGCTAAAGGTGAGGGCTTGGAAGGAAGCAAAGGCCAAAAAG AAATGGAATCTTTATTAATTCCAGCATCGTGCTCCACGTCATCAGTTTACGGGAAGCAGCAACTGAGATCAGGGGAAGAGGTCTTTTGTGACTCAGGTTGGATG CTGATTCAAAGGCGACTCGATGGAAGTGTGGCGTTCAATTTAAACTGGGCGAATTACAAAGTTGGATTTGGAAACCTCAGTGGCGAGTTCTGGATTGGTAAGTTTTCATCTGAAACACACAAAG GCTTGGATAAAATACATGAGTTTACAAAGAATCGCGGATGCAAGCTCCGAGTTGATTTATGGCACTTTCAGGATGACCACAGATTTGCAGAGTACAA caCATTCGAAATTGAAAACGAAAGCGACTTCTATCGGTTACATGTAAATGGTTACAACGGAACAGCAGGAGACGCTTTAACTCAACATGATAATGCAAAATTCTCAACGATAGATCAAGACAACGACCAGGC GTCAGACCATTGCGCTTTTCGTCACAGCCCCGAAGGTGCAGCTTGGTGGTTTAGTAACTGTTTTCATTCTACTTTAAATGCTCCATGGGGTAGTTCCAATGGACGGTGGACTAAGATTATCTGGTATAATTGGGAAGGAGAGAATAAACCTTTAAAGGCGACAACGATGAAAGTGCGATGTGATTAA